One Burkholderia gladioli genomic window, CCGGCGAACGCACGTTCAGCACCCCGTAGAGCACGCCCACCCCCAGCCCGACGCCGAGCGACACCGCGTAGTCGATCATCCTGGTTCTCCCCTTGCCCGCGTCCGGCCCGTTCACGGACGGATCAGCACGCGTTCGCGTGCGCCCGTCAATACCGCGCGATACGCGTCCTGCGCGTGGTCCAGCGCGTAGACGTGCTCGGCCGTGATCGGGAACGGCCGCAGCGTGCCGGTCTCGAAGGCGGGCGCCAGCTCGTCGAGGATGCGCGCGCAGGCCGTGCCGTCGAGCGCCAGCGAATCGACGCCGACAAAGGTGTGCTGGCCGCGGTAGAAGGCGAAGATGTCGAAGGGCACGCTGCGCTCGATCGTGGAGATGAAGATCTGGCGCGCGCCGATCGCCATCGCCGCATTGGCCGCCGCGAAATAGGGGCTGCCGACCGTGTTGTAGACGATGTCGGCGCCGCGCCCGTCGGTCATCTCGCGCACCGTGGCGGCGATGTCCTGGCTGGAGGCGTCGAGCACCGGCACCTCGGCGCTGGCATGGCCGCGATAGACGCCGGCGCCGCGCTCGACGCCGATCACGCGCGCGCCGCGCGCGGTGGCGAGCTGGATGCTTGCCTGCCCGACCTTGCCGTTCGCGCCGAACACCAGCACCACCTCGCCCGCCTGCGGCATGCCGGCCCGGCGCAGGCCCTCGTAGGCGGTGATGAAGGGCACGCCCACGCCGGCTGCCTCGTCGAGCGTCATCGAGGCGGGCTTGCGGCGCACCTGGGCCGCTTCCACCAGCATCTGCTGCGCATGCGAGCCGTCACGGCGGATTCCCAGTTCGCCGCCCGAACCCCAGACCGCCGCGCCGACCCAGTCGGCCGGGCCCAGGCGCACCACGCCGGCCCAGTCGCGGCCCGGCGTGCGCGGCCAGACCGCGTGCGGCATGTTGCCGAGCGCGGCCTTCACGTCGCTCGGGTTGACGCCGGCGGCGTGGATGTCGATCAGCATCTGGCCGTCGCCGACCACCGGCGAGGGACTGTCTTGGATCGGCGCGAGCAGGGAATCGATGTCGCGGGCGGCGGTGTCGATGACGATGCGTTGCATGGCGGAAACTCCTGTCAGTTTGGGGCGATGACTGAATCGCTCAGTCGATGGATGCCAGTCTAGGCAGCCGCGATTGACGCGGAAA contains:
- a CDS encoding quinone oxidoreductase family protein, with the protein product MQRIVIDTAARDIDSLLAPIQDSPSPVVGDGQMLIDIHAAGVNPSDVKAALGNMPHAVWPRTPGRDWAGVVRLGPADWVGAAVWGSGGELGIRRDGSHAQQMLVEAAQVRRKPASMTLDEAAGVGVPFITAYEGLRRAGMPQAGEVVLVFGANGKVGQASIQLATARGARVIGVERGAGVYRGHASAEVPVLDASSQDIAATVREMTDGRGADIVYNTVGSPYFAAANAAMAIGARQIFISTIERSVPFDIFAFYRGQHTFVGVDSLALDGTACARILDELAPAFETGTLRPFPITAEHVYALDHAQDAYRAVLTGARERVLIRP
- a CDS encoding DUF1427 family protein; protein product: MIDYAVSLGVGLGVGVLYGVLNVRSPAPPLVALIGLLGMVLGETAIRWLR